One Sus scrofa isolate TJ Tabasco breed Duroc chromosome 1, Sscrofa11.1, whole genome shotgun sequence DNA segment encodes these proteins:
- the SETX gene encoding probable helicase senataxin isoform X8, translating to MSTCCWCTPGGASTVGFLTRYASRTRSSEFQTADEDLCYCLECVAEYHKAREELPSLHETLWELETVRLINHFEKSMKAEIEDDDELYIVDNNGEAQLFDFTGQDFENKLRVPLLEILKYPYLLLHERVNELCVEALCRMEQANCSFQVFDKHPGIYLFLVHPNEMVRRWAILTARNLGKVDRDDYYDLQEVLTCLFKVIELGLLERPEIYTTSVLEKGKLILLPSHMYDTTNYKSYWLGICMLLTILEEQAMDSLLLGPDKQNDFMQSILHTMERQSDGFRVEISHLPRLLS from the exons ATGAGCACCTGTTGCTGGTGTACACCGGGTGGTGCTTCCACCGTAGGCTTCCTGACACGCTATGCATCCAGGACCCGCTCCAGTGAATTTCAAACAGCCGATGAAGACCTCTGCTACTGCTTGGAGTGTGTGGCTGAATACCACAAAGCAAGGGAGGAGTTGCCCTCCTTACATGAG ACTTTATGGGAACTAGAAACCGTACGTCTCATAAATCACTTTGAAAAATCCATGAAGGCCGAAATTGAAGATGATGACGAGTTATATATAGTGGACAACAATGGAGAGGCACAGCTGTTTGACTTCACTGGCCAAGACTTTGAAAATAAGCTTCGAGTTCCACTTCTGGAAATACTGAAATATCCTTATCTGCTTTTGCATGAGCGTGTTA atgAATTATGTGTTGAAGCACTTTGCCGGATGGAACAAGCTAATTGCTCCTTTCAGGTTTTTGACAAACATCCAGGGATCTATTTATTCCTGGTCCACCCCAATGAAATG GTGCGGCGTTGGGCTATCCTGACGGCAAGAAACCTGGGGAAAGTGGACAGAGATGATTATTATGACTTGCAGGAGGTTTTGACTTGCCTGTTTAAAGTCATCGAGTTGGGGCTTTTAGAACGTCCTGAGATTTATACCACTTCTGTCCTTGAGAAGGGCAAACTGATTCTTCTGCCCTCGCACATGTATGATACTACCAACTACAAAAGCTATTGGTTAG GGATTTGCATGTTGCTGACCATTCTTGAGGAGCAAGCCATGGATTCACTGTTGTTGGGCCCAGACAAACAAAATGACTTTATGCAATCAATACTTCACACCATGGAGAGACAATCAGATG gattcagggtggagatcagccATTTGCCCAGACTATTGTCCTAA